A DNA window from Streptomyces parvus contains the following coding sequences:
- a CDS encoding sigma-70 family RNA polymerase sigma factor: MTLLDHDRDPAASTALVVRALQPLVRAEARAEAPAAGVDPADLEQSVWVRLLERPAAGPPADAARWVRDTVRAEARRGRRTVRRERPYAGTEPVAGPADCPERAALGAAERRALRSAMARLPGRCPRLLEALLDPGDPTYREIAGELGMSQGSLGPIRSRCLGCLRRMLAAEVVAPSVRG, translated from the coding sequence ATGACGCTTCTCGATCATGACCGCGACCCGGCCGCCTCCACCGCCCTCGTCGTCCGCGCCCTGCAACCCCTGGTGCGCGCGGAGGCGAGGGCCGAGGCCCCGGCCGCCGGAGTCGATCCCGCCGACCTCGAACAGAGCGTCTGGGTGCGGCTGCTGGAGCGCCCGGCCGCCGGACCGCCCGCCGACGCCGCCCGCTGGGTCCGCGACACCGTACGGGCCGAGGCCCGCCGCGGCCGCCGCACGGTCCGGCGCGAACGCCCCTACGCCGGAACGGAACCAGTCGCCGGACCGGCCGACTGCCCGGAACGCGCCGCGCTCGGGGCCGCCGAACGCCGGGCGCTGCGCTCCGCGATGGCCCGGCTGCCCGGACGCTGCCCCCGGCTGCTGGAGGCGTTACTCGACCCCGGCGACCCGACCTACCGGGAAATCGCAGGGGAGTTGGGTATGTCACAGGGGAGTTTGGGTCCGATCCGTTCCCGTTGCCTTGGATGTCTGCGCAGAATGCTGGCTGCGGAGGTTGTCGCCCCATCCGTGCGGGGATAG